In the genome of Helicobacter colisuis, one region contains:
- a CDS encoding OmpA/MotB family protein translates to MANDFNRGNEWISISDMMAGVMMIFLLVAVGYMVVISKTQKELALQNAELLALNRQMSDVAKTHQNLQTELYKDLIAEFSKDLGKWNAEIDEGNTVRFREPDILFDQGEKEVKSRFKEILDDFFPRYIKILNRPQYKEDIEEIRIEGHTSKEWKNAKSLEDRYLGNAELSQARALEVLKYCFNNQEIAKEKEWLISVLRANGLSFAKPLESAELSRRVEFKVLTKSNQKILKILNINKETQETQTKPAKDELESTKESKTISKN, encoded by the coding sequence ATGGCAAATGACTTCAATAGAGGGAATGAGTGGATTAGCATTTCTGATATGATGGCAGGGGTGATGATGATATTCCTGCTTGTAGCTGTGGGCTATATGGTGGTTATTAGTAAGACGCAAAAAGAGCTCGCCTTGCAAAATGCGGAACTTTTGGCATTAAATAGACAAATGAGTGATGTTGCCAAAACTCATCAGAATCTTCAAACAGAGCTTTATAAGGATTTAATAGCAGAATTTTCTAAGGATTTGGGAAAATGGAATGCGGAAATTGATGAGGGCAATACAGTGCGTTTTAGAGAGCCAGATATTTTGTTTGATCAAGGTGAAAAGGAAGTGAAATCAAGATTTAAAGAAATTTTAGATGATTTTTTTCCTCGTTATATTAAAATTTTAAATCGCCCTCAATACAAAGAAGATATTGAAGAGATTCGGATTGAGGGACACACTTCTAAAGAATGGAAAAATGCAAAAAGCCTAGAGGATAGATATTTGGGAAATGCAGAATTATCTCAAGCAAGAGCTTTAGAGGTTTTGAAATATTGTTTTAATAATCAAGAAATTGCCAAAGAAAAGGAATGGCTAATTAGCGTTTTGCGTGCTAATGGATTGTCCTTTGCTAAACCGCTTGAGAGTGCTGAGCTTTCGCGCAGGGTTGAGTTTAAAGTTTTAACTAAGAGCAATCAAAAGATTCTAAAAATTTTAAATATTAATAAAGAAACGCAAGAAACGCAAACTAAACCTGCTAAAGATGAACTAGAATCTACAAAAGAAAGTAAAACAATAAGCAAAAATTAG